In a genomic window of Streptomyces sp. NBC_01142:
- a CDS encoding IS1182 family transposase, whose translation MSLHGVELAEIPEETARVARAVFPKGCLAMRMRDVLGPVFADAQFEGLFPVRGRPAVSPARLALVSVLQFAEGLTDRQAAHAVRSRLDWKYALSLELADTGFDFSVLSEFRARLAESDADRVVFDAVLRAAGEAGLVKAGKRQRTDATHVLAVTRDLSRLEFVVETLRAVLNQVAEVAGEWLVTVAAPEWFDRYSARPEDSRFPSRWAARVEHGDQCGADGMVLLKAVWSVSAPPSLRALPAVELLRQTWVQQFYQADDAVRWREPKNTPPGLIRLRTPHEPGARTGSKRDLGWSGYKVHLSETCEPDAPHLITHIHTTPAPVSDIAVLEDIHTALAERELLPDEHLVDAGYVDAEQIHHARRDHGIDLVGPVGKVTNRKQAAGDFFDNTRFTIDWDQHTVTCPGGKQSTVWRATTSHRGTPVTRVKFPARECGPCELRTSCTDSPKGRALTFRPQAEHEILQQARIEQDTALWRRRYGHRGVSESLSQGQG comes from the coding sequence GTGTCGTTGCATGGGGTGGAGTTGGCGGAGATTCCGGAGGAGACCGCGCGGGTGGCGCGTGCGGTGTTCCCGAAGGGCTGTCTGGCGATGCGGATGCGGGATGTGCTCGGGCCAGTCTTCGCTGATGCCCAGTTCGAGGGGTTGTTCCCGGTGCGGGGGCGTCCGGCGGTGTCGCCGGCCCGGCTGGCGCTGGTGTCGGTGTTGCAGTTCGCGGAGGGGCTGACCGACCGGCAGGCCGCGCACGCGGTCCGCTCGCGTCTGGACTGGAAGTACGCCCTGTCTCTGGAGCTCGCCGATACCGGGTTCGACTTCTCCGTGCTCAGCGAGTTCCGGGCCCGGCTGGCCGAGTCGGATGCGGACCGGGTGGTGTTCGACGCGGTGCTTCGGGCCGCTGGGGAGGCCGGGCTGGTCAAGGCGGGCAAGCGGCAGCGTACGGACGCCACCCATGTGCTGGCCGTGACCAGGGACCTGAGCCGGCTGGAGTTCGTGGTCGAGACGCTGCGAGCGGTGCTGAACCAGGTTGCTGAGGTGGCCGGGGAATGGCTGGTGACGGTGGCGGCGCCGGAGTGGTTCGACCGCTACTCGGCCCGGCCGGAGGACAGCCGTTTCCCGTCCCGATGGGCGGCACGTGTCGAGCACGGAGACCAGTGCGGGGCCGATGGCATGGTGCTGCTTAAGGCTGTCTGGTCGGTGTCGGCGCCGCCCAGCCTGCGGGCCCTCCCGGCCGTGGAGTTGCTGCGCCAGACCTGGGTGCAGCAGTTTTACCAGGCCGACGACGCCGTGCGCTGGCGGGAGCCGAAGAACACCCCGCCGGGCCTGATCCGCTTACGCACCCCGCACGAACCCGGGGCAAGGACCGGATCCAAGCGGGATCTGGGCTGGTCCGGCTACAAGGTCCACCTCAGCGAGACCTGCGAGCCCGACGCACCGCACCTGATCACCCACATCCACACCACCCCGGCACCGGTCAGTGACATCGCTGTCCTGGAGGACATCCACACCGCGCTGGCCGAGCGTGAGCTCTTGCCGGACGAGCACCTGGTGGACGCCGGATACGTGGACGCCGAGCAGATCCACCACGCTCGCCGCGACCACGGCATTGACCTCGTCGGCCCTGTCGGGAAGGTGACCAACCGGAAACAGGCGGCCGGGGACTTCTTCGACAACACTCGCTTCACCATCGACTGGGACCAGCACACGGTCACCTGTCCCGGAGGCAAACAGAGCACTGTCTGGCGAGCGACCACCAGCCACCGGGGCACCCCCGTGACCCGGGTCAAGTTCCCGGCCAGAGAGTGCGGCCCCTGCGAGCTGAGGACGTCGTGCACCGACTCGCCCAAGGGACGCGCACTCACCTTCCGCCCCCAGGCCGAGCACGAGATCCTCCAACAGGCCCGGATCGAACAGGACACCGCGCTATGGCGACGACGCTACGGGCACCGAGGTGTGTCTGAGTCTTTGAGCCAAGGTCAGGGTTAA
- a CDS encoding integrase core domain-containing protein — protein sequence MGLSAGPVAPRVHAEIKAGLLELVDHAGRAGWSVRHAADTLGVDHMRVLRWQQRRVAGRLEDSPAGPNVAVHALLDFEREAIVKLAEEWGGTDRSHRKLAHRGSRLGWVHVSESTVLRVLDDQGIRLPGGPVREHREKKPFPDWALWRPRSIWIYDFTHFTAARRCALAIMDLVSRKWITTLVSAQESSLQVETAFLSALHSEDLGHLAERRMRAELTAPGPPPDEQPVLLAVSDNGPQMRSADTRTFMAACLIGQHFGRPHTPNDQAWIESLFSHVKGEWPHLTKIRDPFELEAELDAVHTEYNTVRLHAGLGYVTPDDEHTGRADAIRTARAHGLQQAREHRIAYRRKQN from the coding sequence ATGGGCCTGAGCGCCGGCCCCGTCGCGCCACGCGTGCACGCGGAGATCAAGGCCGGGCTTCTGGAGCTGGTCGACCATGCAGGGCGGGCCGGCTGGTCGGTGCGCCATGCCGCCGACACACTGGGCGTCGACCATATGCGGGTGCTGCGCTGGCAGCAGCGCCGCGTGGCGGGACGGCTCGAGGACAGCCCGGCCGGCCCGAACGTTGCGGTGCACGCGCTGCTGGACTTCGAGCGCGAGGCAATCGTCAAACTCGCCGAGGAGTGGGGCGGCACGGACCGCTCGCACCGCAAACTCGCCCACCGCGGCTCCCGCCTGGGCTGGGTCCACGTCTCGGAATCCACCGTGCTGCGGGTCCTGGACGACCAGGGCATCCGCCTGCCCGGCGGCCCGGTACGCGAACACCGCGAGAAGAAACCGTTTCCCGACTGGGCGCTCTGGCGCCCGAGATCAATCTGGATCTACGACTTCACGCACTTCACGGCAGCACGCAGGTGCGCTCTCGCAATCATGGACCTGGTGAGCCGCAAGTGGATCACCACGTTGGTCTCCGCCCAGGAGTCCTCCCTCCAGGTCGAGACCGCGTTCCTGTCCGCGCTGCATTCCGAGGACCTCGGGCACCTCGCCGAGCGCCGGATGCGTGCCGAACTCACCGCCCCCGGGCCACCGCCCGACGAACAGCCCGTCCTGCTGGCGGTCTCGGACAACGGCCCCCAGATGCGCTCCGCGGATACCCGCACCTTCATGGCCGCCTGCCTGATCGGCCAGCACTTCGGACGCCCTCACACCCCCAACGACCAGGCCTGGATCGAATCACTGTTCAGCCACGTCAAGGGCGAGTGGCCACACCTGACCAAGATCCGCGACCCCTTCGAACTCGAGGCCGAACTCGACGCGGTCCACACCGAGTACAACACCGTGCGCCTGCACGCCGGGCTCGGCTACGTCACCCCCGACGACGAGCACACCGGACGCGCCGACGCCATCCGAACGGCCCGCGCCCACGGTCTCCAGCAGGCACGCGAACACCGCATCGCCTACCGTCGGAAACAGAACTGA